TCCTCGCAGCCCTTCAGCGACCGCGTCACCGTCACGAGGGCCAACTCGCGGTCCTTCATCGTCAGGATCAAGTACAGAACCGCTTCTTACCCGGAAcattgaaaatattttgatttCTCGGGACCTCTTTGACTCAACAGGAAGGTGCGCAGCCGATGACTTCGCTGTACATAAAGCAGCTAGAGAGAGCGCTAATTGGTTTGCTCCGAGGCTCAAGGATCCGCGTATCTTCTCACTGTGTCTTGTGCTTGGACGAAGCTGTTGTCAGTCGTTCCACGTGGAAATGGTTGCCCGATCTCGGCTCCTATTCTTTAGCATACTTGAGTGGACCCACTTTTCCGCTGCTGCAAGTGTATCGGTGTTAGATGATGCAGTCAATATTACATCACATGCGACCTCTGTAAGTGCGAATCACAGTACTGGGGGCACTTCTAGAGTAGACGGTGGGAATGTCACTATGCACAACCTCACCGAGAAAATACCGGTGAATGCATCTGCGGATCCTCTTCCTAAGTTAGGGGAAGTGAAATCGGAAGATGTGTCCGTGAACAGTACAGAGACATTCCTTTCATTCAATGAGTGGaaacaattgaaggagagggaCTTCGAGATGCATGAAAAACTGgagaatatcaaaaataGGAGGAAGATAGATCCGTCTTGCTTGAGGGATGGGGAATGTATAGGAGAGGAGATGGAGATAGACATTGATGTTTTCAAATCTGGTGACGACGGCACGGAGTTAGCGGATGAACCTGAGGGGAAATTGTACAAGGATAAATTCAACTTTGCCTCGTTGGACTGTGCCGCGACGATGGTCAAGACAAACTCGGAGGCATCCGGGGCAACCTCCATTTTGATAGAGAACAAGGACAAGTACCTGTTGAATCCGTGTTCTGCTGCTAAGAAGTTTGTGGTCATTGAGTTATGTGAGGACATTTTGGTTGAAGAGTTGGTCATGGCAAACTTTGAGTATTTCTCGTCGACATTCAAAAGATTCAGAGTATCCGTTTCAAGCAGGTTCCCTGCACCGAAAAATGGGTGGAACGTTCTTGGAGAGtttgaaggtgaaaacaCAAGGGACCTACAACGGTTTGAGATTGCAAACCCGCAGATATGGGCCAAGTACGTTCGAATAGAATACCTGACTCACTACGATCACGAATACTACTGCCCACTTTCCCTCGTGCGTGTACATGGGAAGACCATGATGGACGAGTTTAAACTGGCCGCACGGGAGGAGATTCAACAGGGTAAAGCATTGGTCGACGCAGAGGCCGAGCATGAGTCGGCTGCGGCAGACACTGAAGAGAACCGCGATACTGTGGCCAGGACGACTGATAGCGATGAGCTAGAACGACCCAAACCTCTCGATTTTAAATCCTCTCCGAAAAACCACAAATATATCATGGAGAGTGAGTTACTGAACGATTCATGGGGTCTCCCTCAATTTGCTATTTTTGACAACATTACCAGTCCGGACCCGCCGATTTCTGACCCTCTAAGGTTCTGTGAGGCGAGGTTAGAGCCTCTTCGTTTCGAtgagtttttgaaggagatcaATTTCGCATTCAATTCGACAAGACGTGAGGGTGAAAACGATACCATCTGTGCGAACAACACGGGTTCTCTTGACAACAGCACAGCAATCAAGAATATAACTGGCGCTGCTGCCAATGGTACTCTGGTCAATAAGACTGCGCCGCTGAACATCCCTCCACAGTTACCAGAGGAATCGATTTTCAAGAATATCATGAAGAGAATCAACAAATTGGAGGTAAACGCCACTCTCACAGTGTTGTACTTAGAGGAGCAAAGTAAAATGCTTTCGAACTCGTTCAATGAGTTGGAAAGGACGTATCTGGTGCGATTCGACCACCTAGTAAACGCATTCAACGACACGATAATGAATAACATTGGTGCGTTGCAGGATTTTGCCGAGGAGCTCCGAGAACAATCGCTGAGTCTCCTGGATGGTCAAGGGAAGCTGGCTCCGTCGAGTAGCGAGGGGAGACTTGTTATGCTGGAGAGAGAAGTCCGCGTCCAGAAGAGGCTGCTGTATTTCTGTCTCTGCCTACTGGCGTATTCGCTGTACCACGAgtacttgaacagtttcctctttgaggatgatgatgtgGAGGACCTGGAGGGTGAAGTTGGCAGTACGAACAAGTACTGACCTCATGGCATTtgttttatatatatattttgagTCAGTAAGTAGAGTTCCGTAATTAATCGACTTTTTTTGCATTATTTATTTGtttaaaggaaaagaaattgtAAAATAAAGGAGGGAAGCAAGAGAGTATATGAAGTCATAATATTTATATCGTTAAGTAATGTAAAGGAAGTAACTATAGTGAGCAATTAAACGTGTAATAAGAAGgtcatttttttgtgttttttATAACAGGTTTTATCAACGTTATGTATCTATGAAGGAACTTCAAGAGGGAGGGAGATTGagagaggaagaggaatAGAAATGGGAGAAGGGGAacataaaaaaagagaggaaaaagaagaagaagaagtaggAAGAAGCCCCCACCGTATCCATTTCTTGCGTAGACACATCTTTGGTGAGTCAATTACTGTGCGTGTGTACCACCCGCtacttctttttctgtaaTGCAATTTGATCGAAGTTTAGAATCCCGTTCTGTGCGGAGGTGACTTCACTGATAAAGTTATCCATCGACTCAAGCAGCGTTTCGTCGGATAACTTTGGCGACTGGCTGATGGAGAACAAGTTTGAGGACCCGGAGAAGGACATCTGAGACTTGTGTCTTAGTAGTGTCGGTGTTGGTGGGATCGTTGAGTTGCTCGAACCCTTCATGCTCAGCATGGAGGACGGTTGCTGACACTGTTTTATCGTCCCCGCTGTAAATGTGTTTGACCTGTTTTTCACGTGTGGGAAAGTTGCCGTCACCGGGGTGATTGTATCTATGAACTGGCTTGAATCTACACGGGTGATTGGTTGTGAGAAGATGGAGGAGGATCTCGAAGATGCATTTGAGATTGAGTTGTCCGAGATCGAGGACGTGGACCTCAGAAGCAGCGGTGTTGCCGAGGACGAGCTGAACCTGCTGCAGGCTGTGTTTGGGGTCATGAACTCGAGTGGGGTGGGGACCCTTGAGACTGCCTCTGCGTGTTGAACGATCGCCTCGCGGTATGGCGCTGGGCCGTACTCCGCCTGCCCTGCGGCGACGACGTCTGAATCGTACCTGATTTCGCCGAGGGAGACGAAGTAGTCTATGAACATGGCGATCGAGTTTGGCAACCACGGTTGAATGAAGAACCCGTCCCTCTTGAGCGCGTCCCTCGATTCTAGTAATCCATTGAGGTGCACAAACAGTTCGAAGTTTGCCGCGGTGAACTTGTCCACAAGGGCGCGTACAGGCCACGctttatattttttcagTAACACTTGCGAGatcttgaacttgttgctgttgctttGTGTGGTGGCCCTTGCCATTCTGGGCATGAAGAGGTCCTGCAAGTGCAAGAAGACGCACTGTCTTATCTCTGCCATTTTGTCTCTCGTGATGTGCAAGTCCAAGTCATGGTTCTCACTATCGCCCGCGATATATTTGAGTAGAGGTGCactgcattttttttcgtcttgtttttgttcctttggctgctgttgcaagagTCTCTTGAAGTGGTTTGGGAAAGTGTCGTCACCTACTATGCATGATGCGACTAGCAAAGCGCTGACTGCCCTTGTTGAATGGTTGAAGCAGAGGTAGTCCCTATGGTATAGGGAGAAGTCTAGCAAGAAGTTGGTGAACTGGCAGACGATGCCCGTCTTGGGCAGTAGGGTCAGTTTCGGGCACTGGTCGAACAAGAGGTGTAGGATCTCTGTTGCCGTGGTGACGTGCCCTACGGTCCAGTCGAGTGTGGTGAGGATGTGTCTCTCCATTTGGACGAACATTTGAGGGTCGTAGATCTGGTAGCATAGCAAGTACAGTTCCTTCAATATGGGGTActctatttttttatccTGATACTTGGCAGCTATCCACAGTGAGGTAGCGATCAGTAACTGGTAGTGTCTTTTGTAAACTATTCTCTTTGAGCAGTACCTGTCCGCAATCGAGGCAGCAAGGTACAAAGTCTCTGGTGATAGGTCGAAGAAGACGTGCAATTCGACGAGGAAGTCGATTAGGAATGGTCTCATGTTCCATTTGATCTCTGGCTGGTTGTCTATCATGACAGGGTTGAGTTGCCCCGTGTGAGCAACATCCAAGTCGTGGTAAAGCAGGAGGATATCCTCTTTGTACGGTTTAATGGTGGCGTTCGCTGTGATCTGTTCATTTTTGACTAAATTCGGGTGCAATTGGACAttttgtttccttttgCAAGCTGACATTTGTGTCTGCTTCTTGAGTTTAGTAGTTTTTGAGAGGCAGTGTTGTGATTAGAACGACGGTACAGTCCAGTGTGAGCATCAAACGGGGAAAATTCGATCAGAGAGCAGACGATGTACAAGCAAAATTTAAAGTAAGCGAACAGATTAGGGATTAAGCTAAAACCGTCTAAAGTTTACCAATACTAAATGAACGAGCGTGAATGTAGAAAGCAGATTGAACCAGTTTGACCAGAGGCCCTGGGACGGATGGGGGGTAGGAGACGAAAGGGAAGAACGCGGCTACTGTTCCAGTACTATGATCCGGCCAAGACAAAACCCGGACTACAAACATGCACCAGTCCCAAATTGCACCAAATTGCACCAAATTCCAtcgatatatatatatagtggGACGTACGTGTCTCTGAAATATAGATAGTGAGAGAACAGCCCAGAAAGGcgagaaaaattttttattgCTTCTTTGAGTCGCTTTCTTGATTTTCCCCGTTTCGGGCGCCTGCCCTCAATTTTATACCGGATGCGGAAGGAGGCAGCGGCCGTGCACAGCGACAACCTCTTATTTCCCTTTGCGGTAAACGGTCCTCCCCACTCTTGCTTTCTCTCATTTCTTTACCGGAAGCGGTAATCGAGGTTGGGGGGGGCGCAGGGGGGACGTGGCCGGGCGGGCACCGCCCGGCGGCTCAGAACTCGCAGTGGGCGCCCCCCCCGGCCCGCGCTGCGGGACCAGTCCAGCAGCGTCTGCGTCGTGCTGACGAGCATCACCGTGCAGCCAAAGACgacgcagcagcagtggcCCAACCGCTCGCGGGCGGTGTGCGGTTGCGGCCGGCGCCTGGTGAGCAGCACGTGCGTCAGAGGCGGGAGAATGTACGCCGTGAGCGCGCCCGTGGTGCTGCCGATGACCTCCAGCAGTGCCCCCAGGTTGCACGTCACGAGGGCGACGCCCATCGTCGCGAGCACGAGCACGACCGTTACTGCCGTGTGCGGCTGTTCGCTGGGCTCGGGGTCCGGCGGTAGGCCCGGGTGGGGTCCGGCTGGCCCGCGGGCTGGGCTGCTGCCGTGGGGTTCTGGCGGCGGTGGCTGCTGCGTGGCGGTGTGGCCTCCCCGTGGTGGGTGGTGCCGCCTGTGCTGGTACCACCTGTGCGTCGGTCCCGCCCAGATGTCTAGCACGACGTTGCGTAGCACGAATATCTCCAGTGGGAAAGTGGTGAGCATGTTGAACCCGAAGAACAGACGGGCGACGTTGATCCAGCCGTCGTCGCCACTGAAGTTGTTCAGCACGTTGCCCTTCGTCTTTTCCTTGAACGTGTGGAACCCGGTGTACCCCATCAGCATGCACACGGATACACTCACGGCACAGCTCCAGTGTGTCAGCCTGTTGAACTTGTATATAGACTTGTTGCGTAGCGAGTGGAAGATGAAGCTCGTGTTGTGGTGGCACACAAGTGCGAACGACACGATCGAAACACTCTTGAAGATCGTCTTGCGGAACCACCACTGCGGTGCGAACAGACTCACTTGAGATTTGAGCTCGCTAGGCAGGAAGGGCCCCCTGACGGCCACGGTCACGACGATCACGGCCATGCTCACAAGTGCAAGGAACGACGCTCGCTCCAGTtgcttgatcttcttgCTAAGTGATAAGGGCAAGCTGATCAACAGCGTCACCACAATGATCACCCAGTTGCGCTCGATGTACTGTGGTGGACACACGGTCCGCAACACGTGTGGGATCGTGTCGCCAATGATGATGCAGAAGGCAACACACCCACCGAACGCGAAGAGACCGTTCGCCAAGAGGATCGCAAGCCGCCCGGGTTCCCCCAGCGCAACGGCAACGCTCTCCTGGTACGTCTCCGTGCCCGTGATCACAAGGTTCTGCACGATCAACCGCAGAGTCCAGTCGACAAGAAACCCGAGCGCAATGTACACGACGAACGCCCCCAGAACACCGGCCTCCCTCACCGCGAAGGGCTGCGAGATGATCCCAGCACCAAGGATACTGTTCGCCATGTTCATGAACGCCATGTGCAGCGGAGACTTCTCCTCATTCGTCTCGATGATTCCGGCAATCAGCGGGTTCTCCAGCTCGTGCAGCTCGTACGACGGCGGCGGGTCCCTCAGGAGCCCCTCATCCTGTGCAGACGTCATCCTTGCTTCGATCTACTACAGACTTCCGCAAGTTCACCGATCGGCTCTGTTTATATCACTAGCACAGCCCGCCTTATCAGCCATTCATACTCTCTTATCTTAtcgtcattttttgttctcgAGACGGCCAAACTGCGAAAATTTTTTACATCTATAAAACTTCGATACTTGTGGGGGGGATGACAAGAACTGGCCAGGATACAGCAGCACAGTACAGCACGATCCACGCACGGCATGGAGTTTAGTGAGAAACCGGGTGCGAGTGTCGGGTCGAGCCCCGATATGCGCCATAGAAAGAAAGCAGAGGAGATGAGGGAGACCAAACTAGCAGCGGTCACGTCGTACACTTCCTTGGGCGAGTCCCGTGCGGATATCCGCCACAGGATGTCCTTTGAGTCCGGGGAGGACGGCGAGTCCGAGGAACAGACAGGGTACGTGCACGACGCAGAGGTCAAGCGGGAGTTGAAGCAGAGACACATTGGGATGATCGCCCTGGGGGCGACCATTGGTACTGGTCTTTTCATTGGGTTGTCCACACCACTGAAACAGGCAGGTCCAGTCGGGGCACTGATCTCGTACATATTCATGGGGACACTAGTGTACAGTGTCACGCAATCATTGGGGGAGATGGCCACTTTCATCCCTGTGACGTCCTCATTCACAGTGTTCGCACAGAGATTCTTGTCTCCGTCCATAGGTGCAGCGACTGGGTACATGTACTGGTTCTCCTGGGCGGTCACTTTCGCGTTGGAGCTCAGCGTAATAGGACAGGTCATTCAGTACTGGACGTACGCCGTCCCATTAGCAGCATGGATCAGTATATTCTGGGTCGTCATCACCGCGGGGAACATGTTCCCAGTTAAATACTACGGTGAGGTAGAGTTCTGGATCGCGTTCATCAAAGTCATTGCCATCGTGGGGTTCCTACTATACTGTTTGTGTATGGTCTGTGGGGCAGGCGTCACGGGGCCCGTAGGGTTCAGGTACTGGAGGAACCCAGGCCCATGGGGGCCAGGGATTATCTCCAAGGATAAAAACGAGGCAAGGTTCTTAGGGTGGGTCTCCTCGCTTATTAATGGTGCTTTCACTTACCAGGGCACAGAATTGGTAGGGATCAGTGCTGGGGAGGCCGCGAACCCTAGAAAGGCAGTGCCACGTGCCATCAAGAAAGTTGTGTTCAGAATCCTGTTTTTCTACATTGGGTCGTTGTTCTTCATTGGCCTGCTTGTCCCTTACAACGATGATGCATTGAATAACACGGATAGTTACGTCGCGTCGTCGCCCTTCATAATAGCCATCAAGAACAGTGGTACACCTGTTCTGCCGCACATCTTCAACGCTGTCATTGCTTGTACAATTGTCTCCGCGGGGAACTCAAACGTCTACGTCGGGTCCCGGATCTTGTTTGGgttgtccaagaacaaattgGCACCGAAGATATTGTCCAGGACCACCAAGGGCGGTGTCCCCTGGATCGCTGTGCTTGTGACATCAGTGGTAGGAGCGTTAGCGTACATGGAAACGTCTACAGGTGGTCAAAACGCATTCAACTGGTTACTAAACATTACCGCGGTAGCCGGGTTCTTTACATGGCTGTTCATCTCTTTGTCGCATATCAGGTTCATGCAAGCGCTTAAGTACCGTGGTATATCAAGGGACGACTTACCCTTCAAAGCGGCTTTAATGCCTGGGTTGGCGTACTACGCTTCTTTTCTAATGTttgtcatcatcatcatccaaGGGTTTACCGCTTTTGCTCCAAAGTTTAGCGGGAGTGATTTCGCAGCCGCTTATATTTCCATCTTTTTATTCATAGGCATCTGGTGCCTATTCCAAATTATATTCCGTTGCCGCTTTATTCATAAAGTAGAGGATGTCGATATAGACACGGACAGAAGGGATATCGAGGCAGTCGTGTGGGAAGATGCGGAACCGAAAACCGTTTGGGACAAGTTCTGGAACATCATTGCGTAAGCCGTAATGAATGGACACCTCTGCACGGTTGCTCGTTGGTGTGGTTCCCACACCATTCATGCACAACAAGAACGGCAACTTTTAGTGGTGGTGGGGTAACGAGATTAGTCGAATACAGTCAGCATATTGCATCGTCTCGGTCGTTGCCCTGCCGTAGTGCCGTCTTTGTGAACTATTTATTAGTATATAACTACGTACGTTTCTTGAGTAAGTATACTATGGTAATAATATTAATGTAATCAATACCATTAAAGGTAGAAGGAgggaaaatgaaaaatgGACATTTTTCATCCAAAAAGTGTccaaaaaaggaaaaaatgaagtTTCAGAATACGTTTCAAAACTGATGGTTCAACGAAAGAACTGAATAAACGCCCAAACCCTAGGTGAAGAGTGGCCTTTTGGTATGGATGAACATCTAAATCACACTTGGGGACGTATACTCTCTTTTAAAAACCAAAACCCTAACGTAGATGAGCTAACCCTAAATATATCAACCCTAATGAAAGTTAATAAGCTTGCACTGTTAAGAGTAGTCTAAAATGTATATTATCTAAATTTTGAATACATAGATCAACTATAAACGCCGTATTTTCGTATCCTCTACTAACTACACGTTCATGCTTCAATAAAGTGGGAGTCAAATGGGGAAGAGATTGGATGGAAGCGTTCTAAAATGTGATAACGAATGAAATATACTATAGTCGATCTATTTGTTTATACTGCTGCAGAAATTTTACCATTCTTGAATATAGAGGATTTCATGCTAGTTATTTCGATCTAGCACGTTTGTTTATAAACTACTTAGGGTTAGTACTTAAGGTaaccaacaaaaacattttcaaaattcaaCATACCCATATTCTTACTTGCAACGGACTGATCCCACATTTTCTTGCAATTAATtgtctttcttcttttgttaaCCATTGTTTCTTAGtaaacactttctccaagaaTAAACGAGTACGCCTAGAAATGACCGGCCtattcttttgttcaatgaTTGTAGAATATGTTTCGTACAAGTCTTTTAAAAGTCCCTTTTTCTCTGGTACATTAAGCCCCGATACAAGGATTTCCTGAAATTGAATGCGTTGTGTTAGTAGTAGAAAAGGGGCAATACTCCCTGAGAGTAAAATACGAACTGACAACATACTTTAATAGCTTCGTTACATTTGGAGTAAACAACATGCACTCTCAAATTTTGCTTCTTGCGTGCTCCCATTTTAGAATATACAAACTTCTAGTAAACAAAACAGTAAACAATACAACGGTACACAAATGTCAAATCTCCCCCTCTATACTCGCTGGGCTTTTGTAGAGATACCTTTCCAGCTCTCTACActgttgatcaacaacatTATATAGGTAgttatctatatatatgtataactgaaagaaaaaaaatatgaaacACGAAATTACTCTTGTATCTAAACTGCTTTGAAAGTTAAAACCTCATTACGGGAGCAAAATGACCATCCAGGATAATGTCGTACCAAATAACTATACCGTTCATATGGTTCCATGTAAAATACGGTACACGGGTCCTACAAAAGAGCTAACAAACAATATGATAATCGAGGAGACCAATGACAAATACAACAGTACCTATATCACAGGGCACAAAATCAGAGGGAGAGAAGTGGACACTTCGCAACAGATGTTATCTCCTTACATATTGAAAGACAATCCAGAAACTACCACGGATGAGAAGCTATCAACAATCTCAAGTAAGAATGCTTCGCCAATACAACACTTGATAAATTACGAAAGAGAAGGCAACGAGTCCAGactcgttgaagaaatgtcCAAGCTGGAAGAGTTCCTATTGCTTAACACGTCATCCATTCCTAAACACCTGGGAAAGAGGCAACTTACCAATTACAACACACCGACATTACTGCTCAAGTTACTCTTCCAACAAACAACTCATCCCACACCCAACAAACCTGCATTACCTAGGAGACCTCCACAATACTATTTAGACACTTTGTTTACTccaaatatatatacatatacaCAATCATATACAAGCACACAACACACCCAATTGAACAGTCTAACAACACTGAGCGCAGCTCATTGCATCGCTACATCTTGGAAATTtcttaaaaaaaattaaacCATATGTTCCTCGAGCATTTCATTTGGTTGCATTGAACATATATACAAGTTCCGATACTCCTGGTCTGCTAGTAAACTATCCTAAATAACTA
This sequence is a window from Huiozyma naganishii CBS 8797 chromosome 3, complete genome. Protein-coding genes within it:
- the AVT2 gene encoding Avt2p (similar to Saccharomyces cerevisiae AVT2 (YEL064C); ancestral locus Anc_1.80), with translation MTSAQDEGLLRDPPPSYELHELENPLIAGIIETNEEKSPLHMAFMNMANSILGAGIISQPFAVREAGVLGAFVVYIALGFLVDWTLRLIVQNLVITGTETYQESVAVALGEPGRLAILLANGLFAFGGCVAFCIIIGDTIPHVLRTVCPPQYIERNWVIIVVTLLISLPLSLSKKIKQLERASFLALVSMAVIVVTVAVRGPFLPSELKSQVSLFAPQWWFRKTIFKSVSIVSFALVCHHNTSFIFHSLRNKSIYKFNRLTHWSCAVSVSVCMLMGYTGFHTFKEKTKGNVLNNFSGDDGWINVARLFFGFNMLTTFPLEIFVLRNVVLDIWAGPTHRWYQHRRHHPPRGGHTATQQPPPPEPHGSSPARGPAGPHPGLPPDPEPSEQPHTAVTVVLVLATMGVALVTCNLGALLEVIGSTTGALTAYILPPLTHVLLTRRRPQPHTARERLGHCCCVVFGCTVMLVSTTQTLLDWSRSAGRGGRPLRVLSRRAVPARPRPPCAPPNLDYRFR
- the CAN1 gene encoding arginine permease CAN1 (similar to Saccharomyces cerevisiae ALP1 (YNL270C) and CAN1 (YEL063C); ancestral locus Anc_1.83), which gives rise to MEFSEKPGASVGSSPDMRHRKKAEEMRETKLAAVTSYTSLGESRADIRHRMSFESGEDGESEEQTGYVHDAEVKRELKQRHIGMIALGATIGTGLFIGLSTPLKQAGPVGALISYIFMGTLVYSVTQSLGEMATFIPVTSSFTVFAQRFLSPSIGAATGYMYWFSWAVTFALELSVIGQVIQYWTYAVPLAAWISIFWVVITAGNMFPVKYYGEVEFWIAFIKVIAIVGFLLYCLCMVCGAGVTGPVGFRYWRNPGPWGPGIISKDKNEARFLGWVSSLINGAFTYQGTELVGISAGEAANPRKAVPRAIKKVVFRILFFYIGSLFFIGLLVPYNDDALNNTDSYVASSPFIIAIKNSGTPVLPHIFNAVIACTIVSAGNSNVYVGSRILFGLSKNKLAPKILSRTTKGGVPWIAVLVTSVVGALAYMETSTGGQNAFNWLLNITAVAGFFTWLFISLSHIRFMQALKYRGISRDDLPFKAALMPGLAYYASFLMFVIIIIQGFTAFAPKFSGSDFAAAYISIFLFIGIWCLFQIIFRCRFIHKVEDVDIDTDRRDIEAVVWEDAEPKTVWDKFWNIIA
- the SLP1 gene encoding Slp1p (similar to Saccharomyces cerevisiae SLP1 (YOR154W); ancestral locus Anc_1.77), which codes for MVARSRLLFFSILEWTHFSAAASVSVLDDAVNITSHATSVSANHSTGGTSRVDGGNVTMHNLTEKIPVNASADPLPKLGEVKSEDVSVNSTETFLSFNEWKQLKERDFEMHEKLENIKNRRKIDPSCLRDGECIGEEMEIDIDVFKSGDDGTELADEPEGKLYKDKFNFASLDCAATMVKTNSEASGATSILIENKDKYLLNPCSAAKKFVVIELCEDILVEELVMANFEYFSSTFKRFRVSVSSRFPAPKNGWNVLGEFEGENTRDLQRFEIANPQIWAKYVRIEYLTHYDHEYYCPLSLVRVHGKTMMDEFKLAAREEIQQGKALVDAEAEHESAAADTEENRDTVARTTDSDELERPKPLDFKSSPKNHKYIMESELLNDSWGLPQFAIFDNITSPDPPISDPLRFCEARLEPLRFDEFLKEINFAFNSTRREGENDTICANNTGSLDNSTAIKNITGAAANGTLVNKTAPLNIPPQLPEESIFKNIMKRINKLEVNATLTVLYLEEQSKMLSNSFNELERTYLVRFDHLVNAFNDTIMNNIGALQDFAEELREQSLSLLDGQGKLAPSSSEGRLVMLEREVRVQKRLLYFCLCLLAYSLYHEYLNSFLFEDDDVEDLEGEVGSTNKY
- the KNAG0C00795 gene encoding homeobox domain-containing protein (ancestral locus Anc_1.122), with the translated sequence MGARKKQNLRVHVVYSKCNEAIKEILVSGLNVPEKKGLLKDLYETYSTIIEQKNRPVISRRTRLFLEKVFTKKQWLTKEERQLIARKCGISPLQVRIWFINKRARSK
- the KNAG0C00800 gene encoding ribonuclease H2 subunit C family protein (similar to Saccharomyces cerevisiae RNH203 (YLR154C); ancestral locus Anc_1.130): MTIQDNVVPNNYTVHMVPCKIRYTGPTKELTNNMIIEETNDKYNSTYITGHKIRGREVDTSQQMLSPYILKDNPETTTDEKLSTISSKNASPIQHLINYEREGNESRLVEEMSKLEEFLLLNTSSIPKHLGKRQLTNYNTPTLLLKLLFQQTTHPTPNKPALPRRPPQYYLDTLFTPNIYTYTQSYTSTQHTQLNSLTTLSAAHCIATSWKFLKKN
- the KNAG0C00770 gene encoding uncharacterized protein, with translation MSACKRKQNVQLHPNLVKNEQITANATIKPYKEDILLLYHDLDVAHTGQLNPVMIDNQPEIKWNMRPFLIDFLVELHVFFDLSPETLYLAASIADRYCSKRIVYKRHYQLLIATSLWIAAKYQDKKIEYPILKELYLLCYQIYDPQMFVQMERHILTTLDWTVGHVTTATEILHLLFDQCPKLTLLPKTGIVCQFTNFLLDFSLYHRDYLCFNHSTRAVSALLVASCIVGDDTFPNHFKRLLQQQPKEQKQDEKKCSAPLLKYIAGDSENHDLDLHITRDKMAEIRQCVFLHLQDLFMPRMARATTQSNSNKFKISQVLLKKYKAWPVRALVDKFTAANFELFVHLNGLLESRDALKRDGFFIQPWLPNSIAMFIDYFVSLGEIRYDSDVVAAGQAEYGPAPYREAIVQHAEAVSRVPTPLEFMTPNTACSRFSSSSATPLLLRSTSSISDNSISNASSRSSSIFSQPITRVDSSQFIDTITPVTATFPHVKNRSNTFTAGTIKQCQQPSSMLSMKGSSNSTIPPTPTLLRHKSQMSFSGSSNLFSISQSPKLSDETLLESMDNFISEVTSAQNGILNFDQIALQKKK